In Nematostella vectensis chromosome 11, jaNemVect1.1, whole genome shotgun sequence, a genomic segment contains:
- the LOC5517581 gene encoding gastrula zinc finger protein XlCGF17.1-like translates to MAAKHRTRSSGKKSQESDHCYHKPGKSINDHLCIEESSTKYTQESEELDKRQRPPKKRSFECDLCGKCFSQSGHRNVHRRTHLGERPYKCEQCGKYFSRAGHLKRHALTHTGEKPHQCPQCGKCFALAGNLKTHALTHTGEKPQQCPQCGKFFAQAGHLKRHAFTHTGEKPQQCPQCGKCFAQAGDLKRHALTHTGEKPHQCPQCGKFFAQASSLKTHALTHTGEKPQQCPQCGKCFAHAGHLKTHALTHTGEKTHQCPQCGKFFAQAGDLKRHALTHTGEKTHQCPQCGKFFAQAGDLKRHALTHTGEKPHQCPQCGKCFALASSLKTHALTHTGEKPHRCPQCGKCFALASSLKRHASTHA, encoded by the coding sequence ATGGCGGCCAAACACAGAACACGAAGTTCAGGAAAGAAATCACAAGAAAGCGATCATTGTTATCACAAACCTGGCAAATCTATTAACGATCATTTGTGCATTGAGGAGAGTTCTACCAAGTATACACAGGAGAGTGAAGAACTTGATAAAAGACAACGGCCACCTAAAAAAAGGAGTTTCGAGTGTGACCTCTGTGGTAAATGCTTCAGTCAGTCTGGACATCGCAACGTACACAGAAGGACACATTTGGGTGAGAGGCCGTACAAATGTGAGCAATGTGGTAAATACTTTTCACGGGCTGGACACCTCAAGAGACATGCTCTCACACATACAGGAGAAAAGCCACATCAGTGTCCTCAGTGTGGTAAATGTTTCGCACTGGCTGGAAACCTCAAGACACATGCTCTCACACATACAGGAGAAAAGCCACAACAGTGTCCTCAGTGTGGTAAATTCTTTGCACAGGCTGGACACCTCAAGAGACATGCTTTCACACATACAGGAGAAAAGCCACAACAGTGTCCTCAGTGTGGCAAATGCTTTGCACAGGCAGGAGATCTCAAAAGACATGCTCTCACTCATACAGGAGAAAAGCCACATCAGTGTCCTCAGTGTGGCAAATTCTTTGCACAGGCTAGCAGTCTCAAGACACATGCTCTCACACATACAGGAGAAAAGCCACAACAGTGTCCTCAGTGTGGCAAATGCTTTGCACATGCTGGACACCTCAAGACACATGCACTTACACATACAGGAGAAAAGACACATCAGTGTCCTCAGTGTGGTAAATTCTTTGCACAGGCAGGAGATCTCAAAAGACATGCTCTCACACATACAGGAGAAAAGACACATCAGTGTCCTCAGTGTGGCAAATTCTTTGCACAGGCAGGAGATCTCAAAAGACATGCTCTCACACATACAGGAGAAAAGCCACATCAGTGTCCTCAGTGTGGTAAATGCTTTGCACTGGCTAGCAGTCTCAAGACACATGCTCTCACGCATACAGGAGAAAAGCCACATCGGTGTCCTCAGTGTGGTAAATGCTTTGCACTGGCTAGCAGTCTCAAAAGACATGCATCTACACatgcatga